The genome window GCACTTGGGATCTCATCCGAACATTGTCAACCATCTTGATGACTTTGAAACCGAGCATCACAAGTACCTGGTCCTCGAGTTCTGCGAGCGCGGTGACCTGTACGAGGCCATCCGCATCGATCATGGCCCCCTCGAGACGGAACACGTGAGACGCTTCATGTTGCAGCTCGTCGACGCCGTGGAATACTGCCATGCCAAGGGTGTCTTCCACCGTGACATCAAGCCCGAGAACATCTTCTTGACCCAAGACGGCTCCATGAAGCTTGGTGACTTTGGACTTGCTACCAGGGATGAGTGGACCACCGAGGTCATGGTCGGAAGCGACCGCTACATGTCCCCAGAACAGTATGAGAATGATGGTGACGGATACTCGCCTGCCCAAGCCGACATCTGGGCCATTGGTATCTGCCTGCTGAACATCCTGTTCTCTCGGAACCCCTTCGCCACGCCGACCCCCGCCGATCCCCTGTTCTTGGACTTCACCAGAGACAAGCAGTCGTTGTTTGACGTGTTCCCCATGATGTCAGCAGACACCTTCGAGGTTATCGACCACTGCATGAACTTGGACCCCGCCAAGCGCTCTCTTGCCGCCACCCGTCAAGCGCTCCTCCGTGTCAAGAGCTTCACCAcccaggatgaggaggatctcGTGGATGCCTTCTGCTCCGCCGACCGCCGTGTTGTCGCCAGCGCCAACCGTGAGCCCCTTCGCACACCGTCCGTGCAGAGCCCCATGGTGGACACTGGTGCCTTCCCTTGGGCCAAGGCCCTCCAGGCCACCCCTCCCAAGCCCATTCGCCAACTCAGCATCATCCACGACTACGACGAGGGTTACGATGAGGACTTGTTCTCGAGGTCCGGCGGCACCGACTGGTTCTCCAAGCCAACGCAAACACCCATGTCATCCTTTGTGGACTCGAGCTTGGGAGCTTCCATCCAGTCCTCCAATCTCTACAACTTCCAGCCCAGACTTCCAGCAAAGGCTTTGGCCAAGGTGTCACCCATGGCTGGGTCTCTTCCCATCAACATGTCCAAGAACCGCAACCAATCTGCCATGTCATGGGCCTTCAGCCGCGAAAACAACCAGGTCTCTAAGAGCTGGAGTGATCTTtgggacgacgaggaggaggagcagcaacaggagcAGGCTAGGCAACTGCAGGCTCTGAAGGAGATGAACTCGAGGACTTGGAGCCACGAGAGTCAGACCGAGACTCCCGTTGCTGACAACGACGACACCCCTCGTCTTGGCCTgtcacccatcaccaagacgGCCAGCGTTGTCAACCTCAACGACAAGGAGAACGAGATCCCGTCCATTGACGCCGCCCTGGGCTCCGCCatcgacgatgacgacttTGATTCGGATGGTCTCTTCCTCTACGAAGCTCCGCCTGTCAAGGAGGAACCTCAGCGCCCCAGTCGCGCTTCTCCCAAACGCAGCGGTGTGGACAAGTGGTCGGTTTTAGGAGAGCGCCGACGGGCTTGCAACGGCACTACACCTTCCAAGGCCCCAGAGGTCACCATCCGGACAGGGCATCATATGGGGGCTGGCTTCCCTAGCAACACACCATCGAAGGCGCATGGCGTTCATGATTTCTTCAGCGGCGTTGATCACCACACTCCCGTTTCCACATTCAACCTCTCTACtcacaacaagaacaacaacaatcatcatcattacaCCCCACACCGCAGGGGTAGCAACCATGGGAAGGAGCGCATCAAGGAGTGCCCATGGAGCAAGGGACGCGATCGAGACTGGAATTTTGATTGGCGCAAAGATAAGCGCAACGCCTTTGGCGATCTCGAgtgggttggtggctggCCAACAGCGGCTCGCTCATAAAGAGCTGGGTTGATCTGGGTGCCGGTCACCAATCGTGGTTGGGCCATTTTACCATCCTACCCTCACTCTCCAATACCCTTCCATCGATCGGACATCGATGTTTActattttcttctttcggTGTATGGAAAGACTTTTTTGCTGACTCTTGCTGGTGTTTgttttctccttctttttgttttcttttattaatttttcCGGTTTCTGGTGTTTTCGCCTGTCATGGCTGAAGGAGTTTTTGGGtttcaacatcatcatcaaacaaccTACAATCACAGGTTGAACCACATCTACATAggggcttttttttttcgggcGACAAGCATAGCAtgggttttttttctcttttagAATTCGAAATGAGACAAATGGCAAACTGGAGGGCGTCTGTTAGgaggtttttcttttttcaaAGGGTGTGGCAATCACACAGAAACTGGACATTGGGTTGGATCACTTTATTACTCTACTCTTTTTTGACATTCATCATGGGAGGGGACGGCgaacagcaacaccagcaagcaagtttgttttttttcaAAAGCAAAGGAGGAGTCAGCAAATCATTTTCTTTCGAAAaaagtctttttttttcattcatcgagagttgggaggggaaAATGCGAAAAATTGGAGAGGCATGGCTATCCAGGAAGGGTACACTTTTTTGGATGGATAAAATCGTTGGCATTCAACTCGCTTTCTGAGTATGAAAGATATATTTGGTCTTGAGGGATTGATTATTAGTCTAGAAATACCAGAAGTTACCCACTCGAACACTCTTTGACTCTTTTGCATTGTGACTTGACTTGGTGCCTTGATGACTGATTACTTGATTGAGTTGATTCATTTCTCGCGAGTCTTGTGTGTATGACACGATAGGTAAACGGGGGGCCTGATGTGTTAATTTTGTGGTCTGAAACTTGGTCTCTCAGCCCACGGGCCTGTCAAGGCCGTCTGGGCTGATTATCTCCGTTCTTTGTAAGACCTGTCACTTTGCTGTTGACGGGACGGTTAGTAGAggagtggtgggtgggacagggctttgtgtgtgtgtgtgtgtgtgtgtgtgtgtgtgtgtgtgtgtgtgtgtgtgtgtgtgtgtgtgtgtgtgtgatgacGGGGTATAAGACAGGGAGCGGATGGGATGGATACAAGACTAAGACAGGCAGATGTCGTGGAACGAAGATCGAGTGAGGCGTTGGATGAGGGTTATCCATACCTGCCTACCTATACCTTTCTttttatcctttttttttatcctttttttttatcctttttttttatccttttttttttttgggcaAGTCCGTAGACGCTTCATGTTAGTATTATAACCCTTGCCTTTTAAACTCTTGGGTTAATAGGTGGCTTCTTGGACGCTTTGTAGTTTGATGGCTGCTCTCTGCGccaatctctctctctctctctctctctctcttgggGCGGAACAAAGTTTAAGCTGATTTTAGACGGCGAGAGCTGAGGGGACATTTCAGTCATGAGAGAGATTTGTCCCCGAGGAAAGTATTCAAACCGGTGAGAGAGGTATCACAGGCAAGGCAGTCAGGTCCCACACCCGCCCGTGAGTGGGAAAAAGCATGCGAGACAACTCGTGTGTTCAACACAATGACTGTTGTACCAGGTAACGCATACCACCGTTATCCCGTTCTTGCAAAAAGTCACATGGCATGACTGGCCGTGGTGAGCGAATCTTCGGATAAATAGTCAGTGATACGCTTGACATGATTGtaacaccaccgccatatTGAAGATATCAGTGGAGACACAAAGTTATAGTGTCCAAATGATGCCTTCAATGACTCCAAAACGGAAATATAGTCCACGGCTTGTCAAAGCATTGTAGCCTCCCCGAGAGAATATAGCACATTACATCTACGATCAACAGCTTTGAGGATTTAATTACTGCCAATATATGCTCATCGCCATGTTCCTCCGTGTATGCATACATGTATATGCTCATAGCAAACcgcaagaaaaaaatatcaaAAACGCTATGTGACGAATCAAAAACCAACAGTACACAATGATGATACAAAACAGGCGTCAGTAaacaacaagacaagaaaaagacgaCCGCAGCTCATCCCATCATGCACCACATATGTCGTGGCGCGCGTGTGTTGCATGTCCCAGCGATTCATTAAATCGTGCCTCagccagcatcatcaacttcaTTGTCCATCTGTTTTgcaacctctccatccatTCCTCAACCTGGGTATAAATCCATGCACCACAACCTTCAACCATCAAACACCAATATACATCATGACCCATCACTGAAAGTAGGTGGGGTCAGCAGCAACCTTCTCGGCACCAATCCAGCTCTTGGGCAAAAAGGCCCAGATAGTTCCGATGACACTTAGAATTGTCGACAGAATCATCATGCTCATGACTGCGATTCTCTCCTTGCTCTGAATCTCACTCGCGAAGAGCTTCAGGTAAAAGGCCAATGGCAAGCTGGAGAATGGTCAGTGTGATACCAGAAAGCCGTAGGTGATAGTGAAACTTACG of Podospora pseudopauciseta strain CBS 411.78 chromosome 7 map unlocalized CBS411.78m_7, whole genome shotgun sequence contains these proteins:
- the TPK2 gene encoding cAMP-dependent protein kinase catalytic subunit (COG:T; EggNog:ENOG503NW6U), with the protein product MECLRDDFQRGVILGGRYQTISPLNHGSFGQVLLAKDLRTSETVAIKCITKQSAANDAGIEFAIDEKSEEIAVHKHLGSHPNIVNHLDDFETEHHKYLVLEFCERGDLYEAIRIDHGPLETEHVRRFMLQLVDAVEYCHAKGVFHRDIKPENIFLTQDGSMKLGDFGLATRDEWTTEVMVGSDRYMSPEQYENDGDGYSPAQADIWAIGICLLNILFSRNPFATPTPADPLFLDFTRDKQSLFDVFPMMSADTFEVIDHCMNLDPAKRSLAATRQALLRVKSFTTQDEEDLVDAFCSADRRVVASANREPLRTPSVQSPMVDTGAFPWAKALQATPPKPIRQLSIIHDYDEGYDEDLFSRSGGTDWFSKPTQTPMSSFVDSSLGASIQSSNLYNFQPRLPAKALAKVSPMAGSLPINMSKNRNQSAMSWAFSRENNQVSKSWSDLWDDEEEEQQQEQARQLQALKEMNSRTWSHESQTETPVADNDDTPRLGLSPITKTASVVNLNDKENEIPSIDAALGSAIDDDDFDSDGLFLYEAPPVKEEPQRPSRASPKRSGVDKWSVLGERRRACNGTTPSKAPEVTIRTGHHMGAGFPSNTPSKAHGVHDFFSGVDHHTPVSTFNLSTHNKNNNNHHHYTPHRRGSNHGKERIKECPWSKGRDRDWNFDWRKDKRNAFGDLEWVGGWPTAARS